A section of the Phaseolus vulgaris cultivar G19833 chromosome 8, P. vulgaris v2.0, whole genome shotgun sequence genome encodes:
- the LOC137824756 gene encoding uncharacterized protein yields the protein MPSFPRKKRVTDPFDDQARARLVGADHCNFNSGTQSSGDSDSLSLSYLVHGFLEEDADKCREDSVFDDSDCDRVDSTEDSGDSMSDSASVAISLSYNADPFRKLLIAHVSEAAEKFSFLRERNPKLFRRNVAAFLRDKRHNAAVCETAPDASGGSHEFIDVVQSGATMWRYFVDLDFRAQFEIARPTRRFSDVLAVVPGVFVGCAEELKRTVSTLCDALRRSFKNKGLPVPPWRKNGFMQNKWFGPCRRTADPVRMSVNGVSCRLVGFDDTVMEAGRVLGQDEQNRTVY from the coding sequence ATGCCCAGTTTCCCAAGGAAGAAACGAGTCACCGACCCGTTCGACGACCAGGCCCGAGCCCGACTCGTCGGCGCTGATCACTGCAATTTTAACTCCGGCACTCAATCTTCCGGTGACAGCGACTCCCTCTCCCTATCTTATCTCGTCCACGGTTTCCTTGAAGAAGACGCTGACAAGTGTAGGGAGGACTCGGTGTTCGATGACTCGGACTGTGACCGAGTCGACTCAACCGAAGACTCGGGTGATTCGATGAGCGACTCAGCCAGTGTCGCAATCTCACTTTCTTACAATGCAGACCCTTTCCGGAAATTACTTATCGCGCATGTTTCTGAAGCCGCGGAGAAGTTCTCATTTCTACGGGAACGAAACCCGAAGCTCTTCCGGCGGAACGTTGCGGCGTTTCTCCGGGATAAGCGGCACAACGCGGCGGTGTGCGAGACCGCGCCGGACGCCTCCGGCGGGAGCCACGAGTTTATCGACGTGGTCCAGTCGGGAGCCACCATGTGGCGATACTTCGTGGACCTCGACTTCCGCGCGCAGTTCGAGATCGCGCGGCCGACGCGACGGTTCTCGGATGTGCTTGCTGTCGTTCCCGGCGTCTTCGTCGGATGCGCGGAGGAGCTGAAACGCACCGTTTCAACACTGTGCGACGCGTTGAGGCGGAGTTTCAAGAACAAGGGCCTTCCAGTTCCGCCCTGGAGGAAGAACGGGTTCATGCAGAACAAGTGGTTTGGTCCGTGTCGCCGAACCGCGGACCCGGTTCGGATGTCTGTGAACGGAGTTAGTTGCAGGTTGGTGGGGTTCGACGACACCGTTATGGAAGCTGGACGTGTCCTCGGACAAGATGAACAAAATAGAACAGTTTATTAG